From the Micromonospora echinofusca genome, the window CGAGGTCGGCGGGGCAGCTTTCCTGAAGAGCCGCACCGAGCATCAGTGCGATCGACTGGTGGAGTCGCGTGGGGGAGGGCGACATGATGAGGTTTCCGTCCAGGAGCTCGTGGCGGCGGCCGTCGTCGGGCAGGCGGTCGAGGTCGTCGGCCGTCCACTTGCCCGGCGGCGGATAGTCGTCGTGCAGCGCGGCGGTCATGGCGAGCCCTTTCCGGTGCGTCGTTCTCCCCGCCCCACCGTACCGCCGGCAGACCCCGGGTGGTGGTCGCGCGCGCCGCGGCCACAGGGCAGGATGGTCGGCATGACCGACCGCAGCGAGCGCAGCGAGCCGGGCGGCGCCGGCGGAGACCGGGGCCTGCCGGGCGCGGGCCTGGTGAAGGGGCTCGCGGTCACGTTGAAGACGATGACGCGCCGCTCGACCACCCAGCAGTACCCGGACGTCGCCCCCGAGCTGCCGCCCCGCTCGCGCGGGGTGATCGCGCTGCTGGAGGAGAACTGCACGGTCTGCATGCTGTGCGCCCGGGAGTGTCCGGACTGGTGCATCTACATCGACTCGCACAAGGAGGAGGTGGCGGTGCCCGGCGCCGCCCGCCCCCGCCAGCGCAACGTGCTCGACAAGTTCGACATCGACTTCTCGCTCTGCATGTACTGCGGCATCTGCGTGGAGGTCTGCCCCTTCGACGCCCTCTACTGGTCGCCGGAGTTCGAGTACTCCGAGTACGACATCAAGGACCTGCTGCACGACAAGG encodes:
- a CDS encoding NuoI/complex I 23 kDa subunit family protein, whose translation is MVGMTDRSERSEPGGAGGDRGLPGAGLVKGLAVTLKTMTRRSTTQQYPDVAPELPPRSRGVIALLEENCTVCMLCARECPDWCIYIDSHKEEVAVPGAARPRQRNVLDKFDIDFSLCMYCGICVEVCPFDALYWSPEFEYSEYDIKDLLHDKEHLGQWMGTVPPPPAHDPNGEPAKEETAAARKAAVPAAPAARPAAPAVRPEPEAGA